A portion of the Ascaphus truei isolate aAscTru1 chromosome 14, aAscTru1.hap1, whole genome shotgun sequence genome contains these proteins:
- the PPP1R14B gene encoding protein phosphatase 1 regulatory subunit 14B, which produces MAALSSPGSSPHPTSPRVYFQAPGGPVAPGESAEEPAVRRQGKVTVKYDRKELRKRLRLEEWILDQLVVLYDCQEEEIPELEIDVDELLDMETDPERGERVKELLVDCYKPTEAFVSGLLEKIQGMQKLSTPQKK; this is translated from the exons ATGGCCGCCCTTAGTAGCCCGGGGAGCAGCCCACACCCAACCTCCCCCCGGGTGTATTTCCAGGCTCCTGGGGGCCCTGTGGCCCCTGGTGAGAGTGCAGAGGAACCAGCGGTGAGACGGCAGGGCAAAGTGACGGTCAAGTATGACCGCAAGGAGCTCAGAAAGAGACTTCGCCTGGAGGAGTGGATCCTGGATCAGCTGGTGGTGTTATACGACTGTCAG GAGGAGGAGATCCCAGAGCTGGAAATTGATGTGGATGAATTGCTGGACATGGAGACAGAccccgagagaggagagagggtgaag GAGCTTCTTGTGGACTGTTACAAGCCAACCGAG GCCTTTGTCTCCGGGCTGCTGGAGAAGATTCAGGGAATGCAGAAGCTGAGCACCCCCCAGAAGAAGTGA